A DNA window from Altererythrobacter sp. B11 contains the following coding sequences:
- a CDS encoding GGDEF domain-containing protein — protein MSEPAEAAAPAERRDSPAKLLEEISAFLIDNDLEVNTANLTTAFHVASGSKPRLAMQVAQLASAGRSVTQSWLDDHPEHQSEVREIEMSRQLMTELDTILSQFARHTTAARSAANDYSCDLARHATALERAADRDDLVTRLISLTQCMAERTRMIEEELGTREKEARRLRRQVGQMKRDAEQDHLTGLANRRAFETRFTSECVKAAEENEALSIAFCDIDHFKHINDTHGHDTGDRVLKMIAKVLTRISNERCHVARHGGEEFVLLFRGKDTLEAKEALDGARETLFALRLVNRDTHEPIGHVTFSAGVADVFADADPRSALRRADEALYLAKKGGRNCVMVA, from the coding sequence ATGTCCGAGCCGGCGGAAGCCGCGGCACCTGCTGAACGGCGGGACTCCCCGGCGAAGCTGCTGGAGGAAATCAGCGCCTTTCTGATCGACAACGATCTGGAGGTGAACACCGCCAATCTCACCACCGCCTTCCATGTCGCTTCGGGCAGCAAGCCGCGGCTGGCGATGCAGGTGGCGCAGCTCGCCAGCGCGGGCCGCAGCGTGACGCAAAGCTGGCTCGACGATCATCCCGAGCACCAGTCGGAAGTGCGGGAGATCGAAATGTCCCGCCAGTTGATGACCGAACTCGACACGATCCTGTCGCAGTTTGCGCGCCATACCACCGCCGCCCGCAGCGCGGCGAACGACTACAGCTGCGATCTGGCACGCCACGCCACCGCGCTGGAACGCGCGGCCGATCGCGACGATCTCGTCACCCGCCTCATCTCCCTCACCCAGTGCATGGCGGAGCGCACCCGCATGATCGAGGAAGAGCTCGGCACGCGCGAGAAGGAGGCCCGGCGGCTGCGCCGGCAGGTGGGCCAGATGAAGCGCGACGCAGAACAGGATCACCTGACCGGATTGGCGAACCGCCGTGCCTTCGAAACGCGCTTTACCAGCGAATGTGTGAAAGCTGCCGAAGAAAACGAGGCGCTGAGCATCGCCTTCTGCGACATCGATCATTTCAAGCACATCAACGACACCCACGGCCATGATACCGGCGACCGGGTGCTGAAGATGATCGCCAAGGTGCTGACCCGCATCTCCAACGAACGGTGCCATGTGGCACGCCACGGCGGCGAAGAATTCGTGCTGCTGTTTCGCGGCAAGGATACGTTGGAGGCCAAGGAAGCCCTCGACGGCGCGCGGGAGACGCTGTTTGCGCTCCGCCTCGTCAATCGGGACACGCATGAGCCGATTGGCCACGTCACCTTCTCCGCCGGCGTGGCAGACGTTTTCGCGGACGCCGATCCGCGCAGCGCCCTGCGCCGGGCGGACGAAGCGCTCTATCTTGCCAAGAAGGGCGGGCGGAACTGCGTAATGGTCGCCTGA
- a CDS encoding response regulator transcription factor, with product MFADSGWQITPAEHYEEIDIVPVSGGVVLCFIESGRDVERVQAHMSLKGHWLPIISCSDKHDTTLAVQAMQADAQGHLSWPFTVAEFTAMLTRIEARMDAFVRRQNARSLARKRLQPLSPRERDVLGALARLGSNKKIALELDLSPRTVEIYRSKIMQRLRVDHIAQALWLAFQSGEFVAYETADAVGDGAFPEELQEG from the coding sequence ATGTTCGCCGACAGCGGCTGGCAAATCACACCGGCGGAGCATTACGAGGAAATCGACATCGTTCCGGTGAGCGGCGGCGTGGTGCTGTGCTTCATCGAGAGCGGCCGGGATGTGGAGCGTGTCCAAGCACACATGTCCCTGAAGGGGCATTGGCTGCCAATCATAAGCTGTTCCGATAAGCACGACACGACATTGGCGGTCCAGGCCATGCAGGCCGATGCGCAGGGGCATCTGTCATGGCCGTTCACCGTGGCTGAATTCACCGCCATGCTAACCAGGATCGAAGCGCGAATGGACGCGTTCGTGCGCCGGCAGAACGCCCGCTCGCTGGCCCGCAAGCGGCTGCAGCCGCTTTCCCCTCGCGAGCGCGATGTGCTGGGTGCGCTTGCCCGGCTGGGCTCCAACAAGAAGATCGCACTGGAACTCGATCTCAGCCCGCGAACGGTAGAAATCTATCGCTCCAAGATCATGCAGCGGCTGCGGGTCGATCATATCGCGCAGGCGCTCTGGCTCGCTTTCCAGAGCGGCGAATTCGTCGCTTACGAAACCGCTGATGCCGTGGGTGACGGGGCTTTCCCCGAGGAATTGCAAGAAGGTTAA
- a CDS encoding flagellar export chaperone FliS codes for MLALNDPHEAYRRSEIDARVASGSSADLVTFCLAQAIEGLGGAISAHGFNAPTHRSKALTRALTAVTALEMGVDRKAPLAAALLQIYGSARKALLDCVVHFDAARLAEVRQDFRDLQQAFAEAA; via the coding sequence ATGCTGGCACTGAACGATCCCCACGAAGCCTATCGCCGCAGCGAAATCGATGCGCGCGTAGCCAGCGGCAGTTCCGCCGATCTGGTGACTTTCTGCCTGGCGCAGGCAATCGAGGGCCTTGGCGGAGCAATTTCCGCCCATGGCTTCAACGCGCCCACGCATCGCAGCAAGGCTCTCACCCGTGCGCTCACCGCCGTGACCGCGCTGGAGATGGGGGTGGACCGCAAGGCGCCGCTCGCCGCCGCACTCCTGCAGATCTACGGGTCTGCCCGGAAGGCGCTGCTGGATTGCGTGGTGCATTTCGATGCCGCGCGTCTGGCGGAGGTCCGCCAGGATTTTCGCGATCTTCAGCAAGCCTTCGCCGAGGCGGCTTGA
- the fliD gene encoding flagellar filament capping protein FliD has translation MTETSSTSSIATTLGAGSGIDMSALASQLSKAQYEDRIERLNTRTDTLEAQISSASSIKNVLSQFVSALGDRVRTGDLSPRPAIANASVASVSSPLGTAGSGSYTLEVETLATGQRLSTPAFASRDTAVGAGSLTFRFGSTTASGFTADGAQEPVTVEIPSGATLADVASAINAKKPGVTAYVAQTSSGAQLVLKGAEGQQNGFIVEASETPGEEGLAALAWNPSSGGDPARLLATSGDASYKLDGLQMTSASNDLGEVAPGLALKLSGTNSGAPTTITFGNPAENITTMMGDLVQALNQVLGELLPATDALTGDLARDPGARALRQAFSQLSSTVIMPNAPEGSPRTLAELGLSTQRDGTFTLDSAQLSRALAADPEGVAAMFTPGLHGVYSTLYGIERSALSTADPGSLASSIARYQAQTSDVADALTEVADKQEALRASLASRFTRADSRIAASQSTLTFLQQQIDAWNAGK, from the coding sequence ATGACGGAAACCTCCTCCACATCCTCGATCGCGACCACGCTCGGCGCCGGCAGCGGCATCGACATGTCGGCACTGGCGAGCCAGCTTTCCAAGGCCCAGTATGAGGATCGGATAGAGCGCCTCAACACGCGCACCGACACGCTCGAGGCGCAGATTTCCTCCGCCTCCTCGATCAAGAACGTGCTGTCGCAATTCGTTTCCGCGCTCGGTGACCGGGTGCGGACCGGCGACCTTTCGCCGCGGCCCGCCATCGCCAACGCATCCGTGGCGAGCGTTTCCTCCCCGCTCGGCACCGCCGGCTCGGGAAGCTACACTCTGGAGGTCGAAACCCTCGCCACCGGCCAACGGCTGAGCACGCCCGCCTTCGCTTCGCGCGATACGGCGGTGGGGGCCGGCTCGCTCACCTTCCGCTTCGGCAGCACCACCGCATCCGGCTTCACCGCAGACGGCGCGCAGGAGCCGGTGACCGTGGAGATCCCCAGCGGCGCCACGCTGGCCGATGTTGCCAGCGCGATCAACGCGAAGAAACCCGGCGTCACCGCCTATGTCGCGCAAACCTCCTCCGGCGCGCAGCTCGTGCTGAAAGGGGCCGAAGGCCAGCAGAACGGCTTCATCGTGGAAGCGAGCGAAACGCCGGGCGAGGAAGGTTTGGCCGCACTCGCATGGAACCCTTCCTCCGGCGGCGATCCTGCACGGCTCCTCGCCACCTCCGGCGATGCCTCCTACAAGCTCGACGGCCTGCAGATGACCAGCGCCAGCAACGATCTGGGCGAAGTGGCCCCTGGCCTGGCGCTGAAGCTGAGCGGCACCAACAGCGGCGCGCCGACCACCATAACTTTCGGCAATCCGGCCGAAAACATCACCACCATGATGGGCGATCTGGTGCAGGCGCTGAACCAGGTGCTGGGCGAACTGCTGCCCGCGACCGATGCGCTGACCGGCGATCTGGCACGCGATCCCGGCGCGCGCGCACTGCGGCAGGCGTTCTCCCAGCTCTCCAGCACCGTCATCATGCCCAATGCGCCCGAGGGATCGCCCCGCACGCTGGCCGAGCTGGGGCTCAGCACCCAACGCGACGGCACATTCACGCTGGACAGCGCGCAGCTTTCCCGGGCGCTGGCCGCGGACCCGGAAGGGGTCGCCGCCATGTTCACACCGGGCCTGCATGGTGTTTACAGCACGCTCTATGGCATCGAGCGATCGGCGCTATCCACGGCGGATCCGGGTTCACTTGCCTCCTCCATCGCGCGTTATCAGGCGCAGACCAGCGATGTCGCCGATGCTCTGACAGAGGTGGCCGACAAGCAGGAAGCGCTGCGCGCTTCGCTGGCGAGCCGCTTCACCCGCGCGGATTCGCGCATTGCCGCCTCGCAATCTACCCTCACGTTCCTGCAACAGCAGATCGACGCGTGGAACGCGGGCAAGTAA
- a CDS encoding EscU/YscU/HrcU family type III secretion system export apparatus switch protein translates to MSESSGEKTFAPTAKRKRDAALKGDVLRSRELSTAAVILLGAAWLSFAGPWMLQDLSGVLRDGFTFDRGEIDDFDPGSMLRAGMFFILPALATIAVPVMLVSLLTQLGFGGDGRWVAENLAFKGSRINPLSGLKRMFGLNGLIEIGKGLLKVTLLAAIAFFWGRSWLDTIVGLGRGNISQQLTAGWGALISLLFSLAAGLVLIAMIDFPIQWMRRNTRLKMSHQDMRDEHKESEGSPEAKSARRQRQREIAMGGVASAMREAQFVLTNPTHFAVAMVYDPDKAGAPIVLAKGRGDKAVAMKQLAREYNVPMLEYPQLARSVYFTTRENQTIREELYSAIAAVLAYVLSLGRGERPLAPTVHVPVELRFDADGRITP, encoded by the coding sequence ATGAGCGAATCCAGCGGCGAGAAAACCTTCGCCCCAACTGCCAAGCGCAAACGCGACGCCGCCCTGAAGGGCGACGTGCTGCGCAGCCGCGAGCTTTCGACCGCGGCGGTGATCCTGCTTGGCGCCGCCTGGCTCAGCTTCGCGGGCCCGTGGATGCTGCAGGATCTCAGCGGCGTGCTGCGCGACGGCTTCACCTTCGACCGCGGAGAGATCGACGATTTCGACCCGGGCAGCATGCTGCGTGCGGGGATGTTCTTCATCCTGCCTGCGCTCGCCACCATCGCCGTGCCGGTGATGCTCGTATCGCTGCTGACCCAGCTGGGCTTCGGCGGGGATGGCCGCTGGGTGGCCGAAAACCTTGCTTTCAAGGGCTCGCGGATCAATCCGCTGTCCGGCCTCAAGCGCATGTTCGGCCTCAATGGCCTGATCGAGATCGGCAAGGGACTGCTCAAGGTGACGCTACTGGCCGCCATCGCGTTCTTCTGGGGGCGCAGCTGGCTAGACACCATCGTCGGCCTTGGCCGCGGCAACATCTCCCAGCAGCTCACCGCCGGCTGGGGTGCGCTGATTTCGCTGCTGTTCTCGCTCGCGGCGGGGCTGGTGCTGATCGCAATGATCGACTTCCCGATCCAGTGGATGCGCCGCAACACACGGCTCAAGATGAGCCACCAGGACATGCGCGACGAGCACAAGGAAAGCGAAGGCTCGCCCGAAGCCAAGTCCGCACGACGCCAGCGCCAGCGCGAGATTGCCATGGGCGGCGTGGCCAGCGCCATGCGCGAAGCGCAATTCGTGCTCACTAACCCCACCCATTTCGCCGTCGCCATGGTCTATGACCCCGACAAGGCGGGCGCGCCGATCGTGCTGGCCAAGGGGCGCGGCGACAAGGCCGTGGCGATGAAGCAGCTGGCCCGCGAATATAATGTGCCGATGCTGGAATATCCGCAGCTCGCCCGCTCGGTCTATTTCACCACGCGCGAGAACCAGACAATCCGGGAGGAGCTCTATTCCGCCATCGCGGCCGTTCTCGCCTATGTGCTCTCGCTCGGTCGCGGCGAACGACCGCTTGCCCCCACGGTTCATGTTCCGGTGGAACTGCGCTTCGACGCAGATGGCCGGATCACCCCTTAA
- the fliR gene encoding flagellar biosynthetic protein FliR has protein sequence MNALDFGLGAVEQQFWYAVFLMVRIGAALAAAPFFGGASVPATVRAAVAWAMAIFAAAWLPAVPVPDALFSAAGLLAVAGEVLIGLVLGFVLQISFAAPLIAAELIGGSMGMSMATAVDPNSGVQSTAFGQYFTIVLTLIFLLTGAHLQWIALLMESYRSFPPGQTWLGPERFEMIAGFATLMFETGLRIALPVTLVLLLVQILTGVLSRSAPSLNLFALGLPAGVLAGLAAMIISAPLIYEQLEDLAVTAVTQVDEAITP, from the coding sequence ATGAATGCGCTGGATTTCGGCCTCGGCGCGGTCGAGCAGCAATTCTGGTATGCCGTTTTCCTGATGGTGCGGATCGGCGCGGCGCTGGCCGCCGCCCCCTTCTTCGGCGGGGCCTCCGTGCCCGCCACGGTGCGGGCGGCGGTGGCATGGGCTATGGCGATCTTCGCCGCCGCCTGGCTGCCCGCCGTGCCGGTTCCCGATGCCCTGTTCTCCGCCGCGGGCCTGCTGGCGGTGGCGGGCGAGGTGCTGATCGGGCTGGTGCTGGGCTTCGTGCTGCAGATCAGCTTCGCCGCGCCGCTGATCGCGGCCGAACTGATCGGCGGCTCCATGGGCATGAGCATGGCCACGGCGGTCGACCCTAACAGCGGGGTGCAGTCCACCGCCTTCGGCCAGTATTTCACCATCGTGCTGACACTGATCTTCCTGCTCACCGGCGCGCATCTGCAGTGGATCGCGCTGCTGATGGAAAGCTATCGCAGCTTTCCGCCGGGGCAGACCTGGCTAGGGCCCGAGCGGTTCGAGATGATCGCCGGCTTTGCCACGCTGATGTTCGAGACGGGGCTGCGCATCGCGCTGCCCGTTACCCTCGTGCTGCTGCTGGTGCAGATTCTTACCGGCGTACTGAGCCGTTCCGCCCCTTCGCTCAACCTCTTCGCGCTCGGCCTTCCTGCGGGCGTGCTGGCGGGGCTTGCGGCCATGATCATCTCCGCCCCGCTGATCTATGAGCAGCTGGAAGACCTGGCCGTGACGGCAGTGACCCAGGTGGACGAGGCGATCACGCCATGA
- a CDS encoding flagellar biosynthetic protein FliQ, which produces MDELSILFSMTDRMLWVTALVAAPVLLASMAVGLVIGLIQAATSVNEQTLTFVPKLAAIAVVLVLFGASMLSLVGDFMQDIFTEIARFGQ; this is translated from the coding sequence ATGGACGAGCTTTCCATCCTCTTCTCGATGACCGATCGCATGCTGTGGGTGACGGCGCTGGTCGCCGCCCCCGTGCTGCTGGCCAGCATGGCCGTGGGCCTGGTGATCGGCCTGATCCAGGCGGCGACATCGGTGAACGAACAGACGCTGACCTTCGTCCCCAAGCTGGCGGCGATAGCCGTGGTGCTGGTGCTGTTCGGCGCCTCCATGCTCTCGCTGGTGGGCGATTTCATGCAGGACATCTTCACGGAAATCGCCAGGTTCGGCCAATGA
- the fliP gene encoding flagellar type III secretion system pore protein FliP (The bacterial flagellar biogenesis protein FliP forms a type III secretion system (T3SS)-type pore required for flagellar assembly.), which translates to MKRLLSLAAAFAALSAPALARAQDIAAQAQVQAQGAVPGALDRAFGELGGAGGAPLSLSLQLLLVMGLLTILPALILMMTSFTRIIVVLAILRQAMGLQQSPPNQVLIGLSLFLSLFVMAPTLERVNQQAIAPYSAGQINAEQAIERAGTQFHAFMIRQTRETDLQMFADIAKAPRFASQRDVPFSILLPAFVTSELKTAFQIGFMLFLPFLVIDLVVSSVLMSLGMMMMSPMLVSLPFKLLLFVLVDGWALLMGSLASSFG; encoded by the coding sequence GTGAAGCGCCTCCTCTCCCTTGCTGCCGCGTTCGCGGCACTCTCTGCGCCGGCCCTCGCCCGCGCGCAGGACATCGCCGCACAGGCACAGGTTCAGGCGCAGGGCGCAGTGCCCGGCGCGCTGGACCGCGCCTTCGGGGAACTGGGCGGCGCCGGCGGCGCTCCGCTGAGCCTCTCGCTCCAGCTGCTGTTGGTGATGGGCCTGCTGACGATCCTGCCGGCCCTGATCCTGATGATGACCAGCTTCACCCGCATCATCGTGGTGCTGGCGATCCTGCGCCAGGCCATGGGCCTGCAGCAGAGCCCGCCCAACCAGGTGCTGATCGGCCTGTCGCTGTTCCTGTCGCTGTTCGTCATGGCGCCCACGCTGGAGCGCGTGAACCAGCAGGCGATCGCCCCCTATTCCGCGGGACAGATCAACGCCGAACAGGCGATCGAGCGCGCCGGCACCCAGTTCCACGCCTTCATGATCCGCCAGACGCGCGAGACGGACCTGCAGATGTTCGCCGACATCGCCAAGGCACCCCGCTTCGCCAGCCAGCGCGACGTGCCCTTCTCCATCCTCCTGCCCGCCTTCGTCACCAGCGAGTTGAAGACGGCGTTCCAGATCGGCTTCATGCTGTTCCTGCCGTTCCTGGTGATCGATCTCGTCGTTTCCAGCGTGCTGATGTCGCTGGGCATGATGATGATGTCGCCCATGCTCGTTTCGCTGCCGTTCAAGCTGCTGCTGTTCGTCCTCGTGGACGGCTGGGCGCTGCTGATGGGCTCGCTCGCTTCAAGCTTCGGATAG
- a CDS encoding flagellar biosynthetic protein FliO: MFWYIVKLLVLLPIIGLMIWGSLKLAQRMQNRFGGPQGGTRAVRIVETTMLSPTMKLAVLEFHGREILVSTSRNGLTRLAEAPARTRPESEA; this comes from the coding sequence ATGTTCTGGTACATCGTCAAACTGCTGGTCCTGCTGCCCATCATCGGCCTGATGATCTGGGGCAGCCTGAAGCTGGCGCAGCGGATGCAGAACCGCTTCGGCGGCCCGCAGGGCGGCACGAGAGCCGTCCGCATCGTGGAAACCACCATGCTTTCGCCCACCATGAAGCTGGCCGTGCTCGAATTCCACGGGCGCGAAATCCTCGTCTCCACTTCGCGCAACGGGCTGACCCGCCTTGCGGAAGCCCCTGCGCGCACGCGGCCGGAGAGCGAAGCGTGA
- the fliN gene encoding flagellar motor switch protein FliN — protein MNMAAEGFGLIQDIDVRLTVELGRTQISLRDVLALGEDSVVTLDRLVDEPLDVMVNGKLIARGEVVAEGNRFGLRILELVGANGQPMPPRPAMAQPAAMPGLVPAE, from the coding sequence ATGAACATGGCAGCCGAGGGTTTCGGCCTGATCCAGGACATCGATGTCCGCCTCACAGTGGAGCTCGGCCGCACGCAGATCTCGCTGCGCGACGTGCTCGCGCTGGGCGAGGACAGCGTGGTGACGCTCGACCGCCTGGTCGACGAGCCGCTGGACGTGATGGTCAACGGCAAGCTGATCGCGCGCGGCGAAGTGGTGGCCGAAGGCAACCGCTTCGGCCTGCGTATCCTGGAGCTGGTGGGCGCCAACGGCCAGCCCATGCCGCCCCGCCCCGCGATGGCGCAGCCTGCCGCCATGCCCGGCCTGGTCCCGGCGGAGTAA
- a CDS encoding FliM/FliN family flagellar motor C-terminal domain-containing protein, whose product MMQSPLPVAAAVAANHCEMLRARRSSPAELVPDLGRAGERLASSLGEQLAEFFGEEEPTIRCSGAETTTSATYARLTAPLAAHSLLGLGATKHRVLISIDARIVLAELDRTFGGTGDIDDDDLPAALPKSAELLARKIEQKLVDAFTAAVGGDCALRNVGGNSRYSLLSPFPEGEDLAVLTLEVDRGDRTPWTIRFETDVEGLPVLLSQGGKGARGVARQPASPLDKPFADVPLPVEAQLVDMNIPLSRLAALAPGMVIPVAVARSVPLRIGDAVIARGTVGEMDDRIALQITQTLVSGKEQQ is encoded by the coding sequence ATGATGCAATCCCCCCTCCCCGTCGCGGCGGCAGTCGCTGCGAACCATTGCGAGATGCTGCGCGCGCGCCGCTCCTCGCCGGCCGAGCTCGTTCCCGATCTCGGCCGCGCGGGCGAGCGTCTGGCGAGCTCGCTGGGGGAACAGCTCGCCGAGTTCTTCGGCGAGGAGGAGCCGACGATCCGCTGCAGCGGGGCGGAGACAACCACGTCTGCCACCTATGCCCGGCTGACCGCGCCGCTCGCGGCGCACAGCCTGCTGGGCCTGGGCGCCACGAAGCACCGCGTGCTCATTTCGATCGACGCGCGGATCGTGCTGGCGGAGCTGGACCGCACCTTCGGCGGCACCGGCGATATCGATGACGACGATCTGCCCGCCGCCCTGCCGAAATCGGCCGAGCTGCTGGCGCGCAAGATCGAACAGAAGCTGGTGGACGCCTTCACCGCTGCCGTGGGCGGCGATTGCGCGCTGCGCAATGTGGGCGGCAATTCGCGCTACTCGCTGCTCTCCCCCTTCCCCGAAGGGGAGGATCTGGCGGTGCTGACGCTCGAAGTAGACCGCGGCGATCGCACCCCCTGGACCATCCGCTTCGAAACCGATGTGGAGGGCCTGCCCGTCCTCCTCTCGCAGGGCGGCAAGGGCGCGCGCGGCGTAGCGCGGCAGCCGGCCAGCCCGCTGGACAAGCCCTTCGCCGATGTGCCGCTGCCGGTCGAGGCACAGCTGGTGGACATGAATATTCCGCTGTCGCGCCTCGCCGCGCTGGCGCCCGGCATGGTGATCCCCGTCGCCGTCGCACGCAGCGTGCCGCTGCGCATCGGCGATGCCGTGATCGCCCGCGGCACCGTGGGCGAGATGGACGACCGGATCGCCCTGCAGATTACCCAGACACTCGTTTCCGGAAAGGAACAGCAATGA
- a CDS encoding flagellar basal body-associated FliL family protein translates to MSDEDKETKKPKKGKGLVTKLLFGLVLLGAGGGGAFGLMAAGVIGGGAHAEKEEPKGPQLVLKGEEDPYAMPAGKGEEEVALVYGEGGSKYRTAYYDFGDDFTSNLKDSDALVQVSLAASTQRDGRVLMWLKEHQTALRSRILVELANTSEDEVFTPEGKDALQKRLTKAINDVLTAREGFGGVDQVYFRSFIVQ, encoded by the coding sequence ATGAGCGACGAAGACAAAGAGACGAAGAAACCGAAGAAGGGCAAGGGCCTGGTCACCAAACTGCTGTTCGGGCTGGTGCTGCTGGGCGCCGGCGGCGGCGGTGCCTTCGGCCTGATGGCCGCGGGCGTGATCGGCGGCGGCGCGCATGCCGAGAAGGAAGAGCCCAAGGGCCCGCAGCTGGTGCTGAAGGGCGAGGAAGACCCCTATGCCATGCCGGCAGGCAAAGGTGAGGAAGAGGTCGCGCTCGTCTATGGCGAAGGCGGCAGCAAGTACCGCACCGCCTATTACGACTTCGGCGACGATTTCACCTCGAACCTCAAGGATTCCGATGCGCTGGTGCAGGTGAGCCTGGCGGCTTCCACCCAGCGCGATGGCCGCGTGCTCATGTGGCTGAAGGAACACCAGACGGCACTGCGTTCGCGCATCCTGGTGGAGCTGGCCAACACCAGCGAAGACGAAGTGTTCACGCCGGAAGGCAAGGATGCGCTGCAGAAGCGCCTCACCAAGGCAATCAATGACGTGCTGACCGCCCGCGAGGGCTTCGGCGGCGTCGATCAGGTCTATTTCCGGTCCTTCATCGTCCAATGA
- a CDS encoding FliI/YscN family ATPase — translation MLKQFDAMFGDLAGLSVDLSPRRFGRVTACDGGLIEASGLSVPIGGLCRIDHGKGTTLSAEVIGFRNGRTMMMMLGDTVLLRPGVPVRPEGQPGMLPVGPEFLGRAVDGQGLPIDGGPPIHATADWPSGGKRSGALDRASVTLPFDTGIRALNALTTVGVGQRVGIMAGSGVGKSVLIDMIARGAEADIVVVGLIGERAREVSDFVERHMKGEAGKRTVVVAVPADHAANLRLRGALFATSLAEYFRAHGLKVLLIQDSLTRIAHAAREIGILLGEPGAARGYPPSALSTITKLVERAGNSAESGGSVTGLYTVLADGDDQNDPVVDTARSILDGHIVLSRELAQRGQYPAIDVGASLSRVMNDIVPPRQALLARRFRALISSYESNRDLVLMGAYRPGADAVLDRGIALAPQLSAFLSQEVGEHVSLDQALQQLDGLIGDDG, via the coding sequence ATGCTGAAACAATTCGATGCCATGTTCGGCGATCTTGCCGGGCTGTCGGTCGACCTGTCGCCCCGTCGCTTCGGCCGGGTGACGGCCTGCGACGGCGGGCTGATCGAGGCGAGTGGCCTGTCCGTGCCGATCGGCGGCCTGTGCCGCATCGATCATGGCAAGGGCACCACGCTGAGCGCCGAAGTGATCGGCTTCCGCAATGGCCGCACGATGATGATGATGCTGGGCGATACCGTGCTGCTGCGCCCGGGCGTGCCGGTGCGGCCGGAAGGCCAGCCGGGCATGCTCCCCGTTGGCCCTGAGTTCCTGGGCCGTGCGGTGGACGGGCAAGGCCTGCCGATCGACGGCGGCCCGCCGATCCATGCGACGGCGGACTGGCCATCGGGCGGCAAGCGCAGCGGCGCGCTGGATCGCGCCAGCGTGACCCTGCCTTTCGATACCGGCATCCGTGCGCTCAATGCACTCACCACCGTGGGCGTGGGCCAGCGGGTGGGCATCATGGCGGGCTCCGGCGTCGGCAAATCGGTGCTGATCGACATGATCGCGCGGGGGGCCGAGGCGGATATCGTGGTGGTTGGCCTGATCGGCGAACGCGCGCGCGAGGTCTCGGACTTTGTCGAACGGCACATGAAGGGCGAAGCAGGCAAGCGCACCGTGGTGGTGGCCGTGCCCGCCGACCATGCCGCCAATTTGCGTCTGCGCGGGGCCCTGTTCGCCACGTCGCTGGCGGAATATTTCCGGGCCCACGGGCTCAAGGTGCTGTTGATTCAGGATAGCCTGACCCGCATCGCCCACGCGGCGCGGGAGATCGGCATCCTGCTGGGAGAGCCCGGCGCGGCCCGCGGCTATCCTCCTTCCGCCCTGTCCACCATCACCAAGCTGGTGGAACGCGCGGGCAATTCGGCGGAAAGCGGCGGATCGGTGACCGGCCTCTATACGGTGCTGGCGGATGGCGATGACCAGAACGACCCCGTGGTGGATACCGCGCGGTCCATTCTCGATGGCCATATCGTGCTGTCGCGGGAGCTCGCGCAGCGCGGCCAATATCCCGCGATTGACGTCGGCGCATCGCTCAGCCGCGTGATGAACGACATCGTCCCACCGCGTCAGGCGCTGCTTGCCCGCCGCTTCCGGGCGCTGATTTCCAGTTACGAGAGCAATCGCGATCTGGTGCTGATGGGCGCCTATCGCCCCGGCGCCGACGCCGTGCTGGACCGGGGCATTGCCCTGGCGCCGCAGCTTTCCGCTTTCCTGTCGCAGGAGGTGGGGGAACATGTTTCGCTGGATCAGGCGCTGCAGCAGCTGGACGGGCTGATCGGCGATGACGGGTGA